The Castanea sativa cultivar Marrone di Chiusa Pesio chromosome 11, ASM4071231v1 genome contains a region encoding:
- the LOC142617970 gene encoding protein CYSTEINE-RICH TRANSMEMBRANE MODULE 4-like, translating to MSHYDQQQAPLAYPSPVTAYPAQRTYVAPPPPPVGYPTKVDSGYPQHTAPIETTTRGDGFWKGCVATLCCCWICESCCF from the exons ATGAGTCACTACGACCAACAACAAGCACCTC TGGCATATCCCTCACCAGTGACAGCATATCCAGCACAGCGTACTTATGttgcaccaccaccaccaccagttgGTTATCCCACCAAGGTCGACTCTGGCTATCCCCAACACACTGCTCCAATAGAAACTACAACAAGGGGTGATGGGTTTTGGAAAGGATG TGTTGCTACCCTGTGCTGCTGCTGGATCTGTGAATCGTGCTGTTTCTGA